Below is a genomic region from Sulfitobacter guttiformis.
CTCGTCGTGCGTTTCGTCGGTGCGCGCGTATTTGGTGGTAAACTCCTCCATGACAGCGGCGCATTCGGCGTGATTGTCGTAGTCAATCGTGCGGTCGCCAAACTTCAAATCGGTGACAGCACTGTCATAGAACACCTCCGACTCGCCCGTTTCCGCCAGAACCAGAAACTCGTGCGTATCCTCGCCCCCGATCGGACCGGAATCCGCACGCATGGGGATCGCCTGAAGCCCCATCCGCTCATAGGTACGCAAATAGCTAACCAGATGGCGGTTATACGCATGAAGCGCATCCTCTTTGGTCAGATCAAAGTTGTAGCCGTCTTTCATAAAGAATTCGCGGCCCCGCATGACACCAAAGCGCGGCCGCATCTCGTCGCGGAACTTCCACTGGATGTGATAGAGCGTCAGCGGCAGATCTTTGTAGCTTCCTACATGGCTGCGGAATATGTCCGTGATCATTTCCTCGTTGGTGGGACCATACAACATATCACGGCCCTGACGGTCGGTGATGCGCAGCATCTCCTCGCCATAGTCATCATACCGTCCGCTTTCGCGCCACAGGTCCGCAGGTTGTAGCGTCGGCATCAGCATGGGAACATGGCCCGCGCGCATCTGCTCCTCGTGCACGATATTCTCAAGCTTGCGCAGAACCTTGAAACCCAGCGGTAGCCACGAATAAATCCCCGCAGCGTTCTGCTTGATCATCCCTGCACGCAGCATGTAGCGGTGGCTGACAATCTGCGCCTCGGACGGAGTTTCTTTCAACACAGGCAGGAAATAACGGCTTAAACGCATGACGGCGCTCCTCTTGAATTTCCCCGCTTGCCTATGTCAAAGCCCCGCCCGACACAATCACCAAGATATGCACAGCTAGATTTCCGTCCTGATCCTTTCGGTCGTAAAAATCTGCAGAGCCCGAGGGCCTAGCTACTCGCCCCGTCCTGCACCACAGCGCGCTGCACCAGATTGAGGGCGACCTGCGTTGCCTTGCCCATGTCCTGAACGGATATCCATTCAAGCGGCCCGTGAATTTCCTGCATACCGGTAAAAATGTTGGGGCATGGCAGCCCCATTTCCGTGAGGCGCAAGCCGTCGGTGCCGCCGCGGATCGGGACCGAGACAGGTTCGATACCGGCCTCGCGCACGGCGGCATGGGCCAGATGCACGGGCGTCATGTCATTCTCGAGCCAATAGCGCATGTTGCGGTATTGCGGTGTGATCTCGCAGGTGATCTGCGCGCGCGTTTCGGTCAGCCCGACCGCTTCGCAGACCTTGCGCAGTATTTCACCTTTTTGTGCCAGACCCTCTCGCTCGAAATCGCGGATGATAAACCCGATACGCGTCTGTGCCGCGCCGCCGGTGATGTCGGTGGCATGGATAAAACCTTCGACGCCGCTCGTGGTCTCGGGGGTCATGGTGGTCTGGGGCAAAGTCTCGATAATTCGCGCGGCAAGGTGCATAGCATTCACCAGCTTGTCTTTGGCCCAGCCTGGGTGGATCGACACCCCCGTAACCGTAACAATGCCCCGATCAGCCGAGAAAGTCTCGTGCTCGACCTCGCCCGGTTTGGAGCCATCGAAAGTATAGGCAAAATCACAGGCCATATCTGCGGGCAGCTGTGGATCAACACCACGTCCGATTTCCTCGTCCGGCGTAAACGCAAGGCGCAGCTTGGCGTGGGGAATAGAAGGATTATCCAGCAGATGGCGCGCAGTGGTCATAATGATCGCCACCCCTGCCTTATCGTCGCCTCCGAGCAAGGTTGTACCTGATGCGGTAATCAGATCATGGCCCACACACGCCGCCAGATGCGGTGAAATATCGGGGCCAAGGCGGCGCTCGGGTGCATCTGGAAAAGAAATATCGCCCCCGTTATATCCCGTGATCAGGCGCGGTTTGACACCGGTTGCGTTGAACTGGGGCGCGGTGTCCACATGTGCGCAGAGCCCCATCACCGGTCCCTCTGCTGTGGCAGGGATTGTAGCCAGCACAACGCCATAGTCCGTCAGTTGCACCTCTGCGGCTCCCATCTCCTCCAGCTCTGCCAGCAGCATCCGGCTCAGGTCGAGCTGACATTCGGTCGAGGGTTGTATCGGGCTGTTCTCGTCGGACTGGGTATCAACAGCGGCATAGCGCATCAGGCGGGTTTGCAACTCGGTATCGAAGGGGGTGCGCATCTGGTCAGGCTCCTGTGTGGCGTTGCCCCATTCGCAACCCCCTCCGCAGAAGTGTCAAGGCGCTGTGCCCTCCTCGACCACGAAGAGCTGTCCCAAAAGAGACGCCCGCGCAATTGCTTGCGCCGTCGTCTCTACATCCAGTGCATCGCGCGCGCCGCGCAAGTGTTTCTCAACCGTCGCCACAGACAGACCCGTAAGCACGGCCACATCCTGCATCGACTTACCGTCCGCGATCCATTCAAGCATTTCGCGCTGGCGCGGACGCAAGGGGTTGCGTTTGCTGGGCAGCGGCATGCGGGTGATATTGAGGTGGGCAGCAATGCACATGGCCTCGATCGCCTCGCCGTGCACTACCCACAGCGCATCCATCTGCCCTTGGGACCAATCGCGCCGCCCCATCATCCCAAGCCCCCCTTTGAGGCGCGTGGTGTCGGACGGAAAGCTGAGCAAATATCCTGCCGGTTGCCCTACAGCTTCCATCTCTTGAAGAAATTTGATTTCCTCGTCAGGCAGCCGCCCCGCCGCAGCCTCAGTCACAAACCATCCCCACGACACAACGCCGTCATTTTGCGCCATCCACCTGTAATGCGGTGATCGCCGGTAAAGACCCGTTTCAATGTAGTCGGTGAAATCCTGCGTGCCGAGCGTCGACAGAAACAGGATATCCTGTAGATCCCCCAGCGACATGCCATAGCGTGAGCGGGTCAGCCCGTAGCGCACACCTGTGATCCCGAAAAAGCCCAACCCCTCCAACAAAAGCGCCCAGACTTCGCCATATGAAGTGCCTTTCAGGATGCGCGCGGTCTGGTGCATCAACATCTGCACGTCAGGCGTGGCCAGCGTCTCACGCGTTTTTGCGCCGATTGTCCTGCCCATAGGTGATCCTGCTGCCTGTCAATACGCCAGCCTAGAACCCCCCGCAGCCAACTGTCCATCCCTGTCTACGGCAAAACCGATGCCACCCCTTGAAAACACTGGTCCCATGGGCGATGTGTGAAGCAACACGCAGGAGTGAAACCTATGGCATTGCCGATCCGCGAGCAGATAAAATACTGGGGCGTTGCCACAGCCATCTTTTTGGTTGTTTTGTGGTTCATGGGGGACGTGCTTTTGCCGTTCATCCTCGGGAGTGCGGTTGCCTATTTCCTGGATCCCGTCGCCGATAAACTTGAGCGAATGGGATTGACCCGCGCGATGTCTACCGCAGTCATTACAGTTATCGCCCTTCTGGTGTTTGTCATTATGGCGCTTCTGGTCGTGCCCACACTGGTGTCGCAGGCGGTCAACCTGTTCGAGATCGCACCCGATCTGACCAAACGCCTGAGCGCATCATTTACCGAGCGGTTCCCCTCCCTGCTCGAGGATGGCTCGACGCTGCAAAGCTCGATCAATTCACTGGGAACGATGGTCAAGGAACGCGGCGGCGAATTGCTCAATACGGCCCTCAGCTCTGCTGCGGGGATCATCAACATTATCATGCTTTTTGTGATCGTCCCCGTGGTGGCTGTTTATATGTTGCTCGACTGGGACCGGATGATCGCACATATCGATGCTCTGCTGCCGCGCGATCATGCGCCTGTGGTGCGTGGCCTTGCCCGGGACATCGACAAAACGCTGGCCTCTTTTATTCGCGGCATGGGCACGGTGTGCCTGATCCTCGGGACATATTACGCGATTGCGCTGATGCTGGTGGGATTGCAGTTCGGGCTGGTGGTTGGGTTCATCGCCGGTCTGGTGACATTCATTCCCTACCTTGGCGCATTGATCGGCGGGGCGCTGGCAATGGGTCTGGCATTGTTCCAGTTCTGGGGGGACTGGGTGTCAATCGGGCTGGTTGCGGGAATATTCGTGATCGGTCAGGTGATCGAGGGCAATGTCCTAACGCCCAAACTGGTCGGTAATTCCGTTGGGTTACACCCTGTATGGCTGATCCTGTCGCTGTCTGTCTTCGGATCGTTGTTCGGGTTCGTCGGTATGCTGGTCGCTGTACCGGTCGCAGCGGCCTTGGGGGTTATTGCGCGTTTCGCGGTCGGGCAATACCGCGACAGTCTGCTGTATCGCGGCACAGAGCAACCTGTTCAGGTGCTCGATAAAAAGTCACAGTAGCATGGCAGTACAGCTTGGATTTGATTTGCCCGTGCGCACTGCACGGGGGCGGGACGATTTTCTCGTCGCCCCCTCGAACGCAATG
It encodes:
- the proS gene encoding proline--tRNA ligase, producing MRLSRYFLPVLKETPSEAQIVSHRYMLRAGMIKQNAAGIYSWLPLGFKVLRKLENIVHEEQMRAGHVPMLMPTLQPADLWRESGRYDDYGEEMLRITDRQGRDMLYGPTNEEMITDIFRSHVGSYKDLPLTLYHIQWKFRDEMRPRFGVMRGREFFMKDGYNFDLTKEDALHAYNRHLVSYLRTYERMGLQAIPMRADSGPIGGEDTHEFLVLAETGESEVFYDSAVTDLKFGDRTIDYDNHAECAAVMEEFTTKYARTDETHDEALFNDVPEERRRTARGIEVGQIFYFGTKYSEAMGATVQGPDGKVVPVHMGSHGIGVSRLLGAIIEASHDDKGIIWPEGVTPFHCGIVNLKQGDDEADGACEALYNSLTALGLEPLYDDRNERAGGKFATMDLIGLPWRITVGPRGLKNGVVELTSRRTGESEEMAPEQAVERIAQIYKGLTVRGI
- the pepT gene encoding peptidase T, whose amino-acid sequence is MRTPFDTELQTRLMRYAAVDTQSDENSPIQPSTECQLDLSRMLLAELEEMGAAEVQLTDYGVVLATIPATAEGPVMGLCAHVDTAPQFNATGVKPRLITGYNGGDISFPDAPERRLGPDISPHLAACVGHDLITASGTTLLGGDDKAGVAIIMTTARHLLDNPSIPHAKLRLAFTPDEEIGRGVDPQLPADMACDFAYTFDGSKPGEVEHETFSADRGIVTVTGVSIHPGWAKDKLVNAMHLAARIIETLPQTTMTPETTSGVEGFIHATDITGGAAQTRIGFIIRDFEREGLAQKGEILRKVCEAVGLTETRAQITCEITPQYRNMRYWLENDMTPVHLAHAAVREAGIEPVSVPIRGGTDGLRLTEMGLPCPNIFTGMQEIHGPLEWISVQDMGKATQVALNLVQRAVVQDGASS
- a CDS encoding helix-turn-helix transcriptional regulator; translation: MGRTIGAKTRETLATPDVQMLMHQTARILKGTSYGEVWALLLEGLGFFGITGVRYGLTRSRYGMSLGDLQDILFLSTLGTQDFTDYIETGLYRRSPHYRWMAQNDGVVSWGWFVTEAAAGRLPDEEIKFLQEMEAVGQPAGYLLSFPSDTTRLKGGLGMMGRRDWSQGQMDALWVVHGEAIEAMCIAAHLNITRMPLPSKRNPLRPRQREMLEWIADGKSMQDVAVLTGLSVATVEKHLRGARDALDVETTAQAIARASLLGQLFVVEEGTAP
- a CDS encoding AI-2E family transporter, giving the protein MALPIREQIKYWGVATAIFLVVLWFMGDVLLPFILGSAVAYFLDPVADKLERMGLTRAMSTAVITVIALLVFVIMALLVVPTLVSQAVNLFEIAPDLTKRLSASFTERFPSLLEDGSTLQSSINSLGTMVKERGGELLNTALSSAAGIINIIMLFVIVPVVAVYMLLDWDRMIAHIDALLPRDHAPVVRGLARDIDKTLASFIRGMGTVCLILGTYYAIALMLVGLQFGLVVGFIAGLVTFIPYLGALIGGALAMGLALFQFWGDWVSIGLVAGIFVIGQVIEGNVLTPKLVGNSVGLHPVWLILSLSVFGSLFGFVGMLVAVPVAAALGVIARFAVGQYRDSLLYRGTEQPVQVLDKKSQ